A genome region from Flavobacterium sp. includes the following:
- a CDS encoding DUF4833 domain-containing protein, giving the protein MNKLSFKYFTKLLIVITILVNIISGKLLAQSKNPSPLNFPTPKNVDNMLFYVQRDPNINTAIYAINYQENGKIDKSNPIKSYWIRYAEKGEKKDFNYIQRKFAYGIESKTLNNEEFELQFVSYKKLSLFLKKVDSDQKYHVFVNVNQKKIQVEKIFVRIEGGSFWLPNVKYVEVTGIDASSNKTITERMLLK; this is encoded by the coding sequence ATGAACAAATTATCATTTAAATATTTTACAAAATTACTAATCGTTATAACGATTTTAGTAAATATAATATCCGGAAAGCTATTGGCACAATCCAAAAATCCATCTCCATTAAATTTTCCAACGCCTAAAAATGTAGATAATATGCTATTTTACGTTCAGCGCGACCCAAATATAAATACTGCTATTTATGCCATAAACTATCAGGAAAATGGGAAAATAGACAAAAGTAATCCTATAAAATCATATTGGATTCGATATGCTGAGAAAGGTGAAAAAAAAGATTTTAATTATATACAGCGCAAATTTGCTTACGGAATAGAAAGTAAAACCTTAAATAATGAGGAGTTTGAGCTTCAATTTGTATCGTATAAAAAATTATCCTTATTCTTAAAAAAGGTAGATTCAGATCAAAAATATCATGTTTTTGTAAATGTAAATCAGAAAAAAATACAGGTAGAAAAAATATTTGTACGTATTGAAGGCGGTTCTTTTTGGCTGCCAAATGTAAAGTATGTAGAAGTTACCGGAATTGATGCTTCTTCTAATAAAACAATTACAGAAAGGATGTTATTAAAATAA